DNA from Saccharomyces cerevisiae S288C chromosome V, complete sequence:
TAATATCTTAAACATCACCAATAATGATACGATGAACAACCTCAATACAAACACTTCAACTACTACACAATaagtaaatatattttaaaaaagtactccgattttcttttcttctccttgCCTTTTTGAGTATCGGGTTTACTCATGAAAATTAtatcatttttcattttacaGTTTTATATACTTCGCTTCTTTACGTAATCATGCCtttaatttcatcttcatttgcCTATGGAAAAAAGCTATTCCTTTTGACATCataaaatatctttattaaaGAATCCCCTCTGTCAACATTTTCTACGAAAGATAGCTTAGtgtattttttgaagatgcTGTCGAAAATGATTCTCGACATACTCGCGCTGGTGGAAAAATGAAGTGGAAAAGATAAGCAAATTGATATATAAGcaaataaacatataatTTGGACGTACATCGAAATTAGTTGTTCTCAActtattttcattgtttgATGAAAAGCGGAATATACATCACGGCTATATAATGAATAATGGAGACAATAAAACGACATTAGAAAACTCAAAAAATGCGTCACTAGCTAATGGAAATTATGCGATTCCCACAAAACTAAATAGGCTGAAAAAGAATGCTGACCCTAGAGTTGCTGCAATTTCAGGTGCTTTATCTGGTGCACTATCCGCAATGCTGGTCTGTCCTTTTGACGTTGCGAAAACAAGATTACAAGCACAAGGTCTCCAAAACATGACACACCAAAGTCAACATTATAAGGGGTTTTTTGGTACATTTGCTACTATTTTCAAGGATGAAGGTGCTGCTGGGCTTTATAAAGGTCTACAGCCGACGGTTTTAGGTTATATTCCTACTTTGATGATTTACTTTTCCGTCTATGATTTCTGTAGAAAATATTCGGTCGATATTTTCCCACATAGTCCGTTTCTCTCAAACGCTTCTTCTGCAATTACTGCAGGTGCCATCTCTACAGTTGCGACAAATCCGATTTGGGTAGTAAAAACAAGACTTATGCTGCAAACA
Protein-coding regions in this window:
- the YEA6 gene encoding NAD+ transporter (Mitochondrial NAD+ transporter; member of the mitochondrial carrier subfamily (see also YIA6); has putative human ortholog; YEA6 has a paralog, YIA6, that arose from the whole genome duplication; human NAD+ transporter MCART1/SLC25A51 functionally complements the yia6 yea6 double null mutant, and yeast YEA6 reciprocally complements defects in MCART1/SLC25A51 null cells) — translated: MNNGDNKTTLENSKNASLANGNYAIPTKLNRLKKNADPRVAAISGALSGALSAMLVCPFDVAKTRLQAQGLQNMTHQSQHYKGFFGTFATIFKDEGAAGLYKGLQPTVLGYIPTLMIYFSVYDFCRKYSVDIFPHSPFLSNASSAITAGAISTVATNPIWVVKTRLMLQTGIGKYSTHYKGTIDTFRKIIQQEGAKALYAGLVPALLGMLNVAIQFPLYENLKIRFGYSESTDVSTDVTSSNFQKLILASMLSKMVASTVTYPHEILRTRMQLKSDLPNTVQRHLLPLIKITYRQEGFAGFYSGFATNLVRTVPAAVVTLVSFEYSKKYLTTFFQ